Proteins from a genomic interval of Capsicum annuum cultivar UCD-10X-F1 chromosome 4, UCD10Xv1.1, whole genome shotgun sequence:
- the LOC107867178 gene encoding cyclin-J18 isoform X2, which yields MSCIITPTVAATTFVLNFFHRCFLIKRMDCLMSFLCRLICKQLFSFCQRICATAHAPNRCVVSSTCCCSHRTQQLKSLPKPSLCSLSLVLNYEIGTLTIPFRYFEDLVMKLSEVARVGEQLRLEACMDIMDLLYEKGKISSFNCSSIHLAASIVVAAYVITVPLQKSEFPILLWVKFVTSCKEEDIVDTVRRILIHVFEL from the exons ATGTCGTGTATCATTACTCCAACTGTTGCTGCAACTACTTTTGTTTTAAACTTCTTCCACCGCTGCTTCCTAATCAAGAGAATGGATTGTTTGATGTCTTTTTTATGCAGACTGATATGCAAACAACTTTTCAGTTTTTGCCAAAGAATTTGTGCTACTGCACATGCCCCGAATAGATGTGTAGTATCTTCTACCTGCTGTTGCTCGCACAGGACACAACAATTAAAATCTTTACCCAAGCCAAGTCTCTGTAGTCTCTCTTTG GTACTGAATTATGAGATTGGCACGTTGACTATTCCGTTCCGATACTTTGAAGATCTTGTTATGAAGCTGAGTGAAGTTGCTAGAGTTGGAGAACAATTGAGGCTTGAAGCTTGCATGGATATTATGGACCTGCTGTATGAGAAGGGGAAGATTTCATCGTTCAATTGTTCTTCGATTCATCTAGCTGCATCGATCGTTGTTGCTGCGTATGTGATCACTGTTCCATTGCAAAAGAGTGAATTCCCTATTTTGCTATGGGTTAAGTTTGTTACTTCTTGTAAAGAGGAGGATATTGTAGACACTGTTAGAAGAATTCTAATACATGTGTTTGAACTTTGA
- the LOC107867178 gene encoding cyclin-J18 isoform X1, whose product MTKEVCSCLGTRVVEFLIQSAQDLQVSPIVKYSALSLYADRFYPSLSITNDVKTWLLHPLRESNLQLFALVAIWISSKIHDSPSLSVKSFKSLADNTIKEQHFTAKDFLEAELVLIQVLNYEIGTLTIPFRYFEDLVMKLSEVARVGEQLRLEACMDIMDLLYEKGKISSFNCSSIHLAASIVVAAYVITVPLQKSEFPILLWVKFVTSCKEEDIVDTVRRILIHVFEL is encoded by the coding sequence ATGACGAAGGAGGTTTGCTCTTGTTTAGGAACACGAGTTGTAGAATTCCTCATTCAATCAGCTCAGGACCTTCAGGTTTCTCCCATTGTCAAATACTCAGCACTCTCACTTTACGCCGATCGATTCTACCCATCTCTTTCCATAACCAATGATGTTAAAACCTGGCTCTTACATCCCCTAAGAGAAAGCAATTTACAGCTATTTGCACTTGTTGCAATATGGATCTCAAGCAAAATACACGATTCTCCATCACTTAGTGTCAAATCCTTCAAGTCTTTAGCTGATAACACTATTAAAGAGCAGCATTTTACAGCAAAGGACTTTTTAGAAGCTGAGTTAGTGTTAATCCAGGTACTGAATTATGAGATTGGCACGTTGACTATTCCGTTCCGATACTTTGAAGATCTTGTTATGAAGCTGAGTGAAGTTGCTAGAGTTGGAGAACAATTGAGGCTTGAAGCTTGCATGGATATTATGGACCTGCTGTATGAGAAGGGGAAGATTTCATCGTTCAATTGTTCTTCGATTCATCTAGCTGCATCGATCGTTGTTGCTGCGTATGTGATCACTGTTCCATTGCAAAAGAGTGAATTCCCTATTTTGCTATGGGTTAAGTTTGTTACTTCTTGTAAAGAGGAGGATATTGTAGACACTGTTAGAAGAATTCTAATACATGTGTTTGAACTTTGA